The following coding sequences lie in one Pseudomonadota bacterium genomic window:
- a CDS encoding NAD(P)-binding domain-containing protein: MTAVLEPHSGPFCVLGSGVVGQVLSDGFLKHGYQVMRGSRDPSKLAAWCEAAGPAAAVGTFAQAAAFSDTLVLAVKGSAAEAALGLCGLSNLAGKTILDATNPIADAPPVNGLLRFFTGPHESLLERLQAQAPQARLVKAFSCVGSARMVNPDFAGSLPTMFICGNDEAAKARVRGILTLFGWETEDLGVAAAARAIEPLCILWCLPGFLRNQWTHAFKLLK; the protein is encoded by the coding sequence ATGACGGCCGTTCTGGAACCCCATTCGGGGCCCTTCTGCGTGCTCGGCTCAGGGGTCGTGGGACAGGTGCTGAGCGATGGCTTCCTCAAGCACGGCTACCAGGTGATGCGCGGCTCGCGCGATCCGAGCAAGCTGGCGGCATGGTGCGAAGCGGCCGGTCCCGCGGCCGCCGTGGGGACCTTCGCGCAGGCCGCCGCCTTCAGCGACACCCTCGTGCTGGCCGTCAAGGGCAGCGCCGCCGAGGCCGCCCTTGGCCTCTGTGGCCTGTCGAACTTGGCCGGCAAGACGATCCTCGACGCGACCAACCCGATCGCCGACGCACCGCCCGTCAACGGCCTGCTGCGCTTCTTCACCGGCCCCCATGAGTCGCTGTTGGAGCGGCTCCAAGCCCAGGCGCCGCAGGCCCGCCTCGTCAAGGCCTTCTCCTGCGTGGGCAGCGCGCGGATGGTCAATCCGGACTTCGCCGGTAGCCTGCCGACGATGTTCATCTGCGGCAACGACGAGGCTGCCAAGGCGCGCGTGCGTGGCATCCTGACGCTCTTTGGCTGGGAGACGGAGGACCTCGGGGTGGCCGCGGCAGCGCGGGCGATCGAGCCGCTCTGCATCCTCTGGTGCCTGCCGGGCTTTCTCCGCAACCAGTGGACCCACGCCTTCAAGCTGCTGAAGTAG